DNA from Drosophila gunungcola strain Sukarami chromosome 3L unlocalized genomic scaffold, Dgunungcola_SK_2 000014F, whole genome shotgun sequence:
CAGAGTCAACAGAAACAAAAGCAGAATTCGCAACGATAACAAACACAGGACTGCCTCGGGATCTGTGCTTTTTGGTAGACAATTAACTTGCTGAAAGCTgtatgtgtttttgtgtgttgtgGCAACAGCTTGTTGACAACGTCCTTTAAAGCGCCTGAAAGACTACTTTGTCCCTTGATATTTGAAACATTCGCCTGCAAGTTTGAGCAGAACTGTCTCACAAGTTTGAAATTAGGGTTAAATTGCttgaattaatatttcatatttttgggTACACGCCATAAACATTAATGATCACaggttaaataaattattcactAATTTAAAGACAAACTGCTTTGCCATTAAAGTATatacaaaactaaacaaaattttaaatttttatttgttttgcaaaagtgtTTAACATTTCTAACGAATAGATTTAAAATCACATTTGACATGGCTTTAAGATCCAATAGATAGATAAATTTTGGGTACATACCGGTCGAATTATTGGGTTCAATCTTTCATCAAACTTTCCGTGACCCCACAGCTCTTTCACACAAAAAATTTAcgaataatattaatattaacgTGGATTGCCAATAGCAAAAATCAATGTCGGAATGTAAATGAGAGGAACATCGCAAGAACgtttgaataaatatattcacaAATCATGCAATTTTTTGCCGGCTCTCGTCTGAATCTCCCTCGAAAAACccagaaaaaacaaattcaatataaacgcaaattatttttgctttccAGCGGGGGCAAACGCATAAAAAAGGAGAGCTTTGAACAAATAAATGCCAATTGTgggtgtttgtgtttttatgtCCTGCTGGCCACTCATAAATCTGATGGCTAACTCCGCAGTTTTTTGACGTGCTCAACTCTCCTCATTAAAGTTGCTTAACTTGCGTGTGTTCACTGGGGCACAAAAgtaataaactaataaaaagagcgatttaaaacatttacgaGTTAAGGCACCGAAAGGCGatgtcaaaaaaaagaaataactttttaaggTAAAGTAAAAACTCTGGATTTTATCAAAAGGAATTGACTTCATTGagccttttttatttaaattgactaatttatttttatgttattatttttaaatttactcaaacattaaattttttaaaaatgttcttcaACATCATGCTTTTTTGTACACTAATGCTCTATTTTCCATCTTCTAAACgccaaaattttattaaagaaataatgaaaacaataagTTGCTCCCAGTTGCTTTTTATCTAGTTCCACTGACGTCCCCTGcgaatgttaaataaaattcatcaTACGCCACGTATGCGCCTCTGGCAGAAAACAGGATACAACTTTCGCACGTTGCTCCGTGTGCTGACCCGCATACTAAATTAGAGACCAGCAGAAACCAAAAAGTTGCTAAAATCTTTGGAagatttaattatgtttaaatagGCTTAGCAAAACTTGCCATAGAGGCAGAGGATATCCAATAAAGGTAGACATACACAAGCTCTAAAATGAATCTAATTGAATTAGATATAAATTCCATTTTGCCACATGAACAGGCTTAATTTGATTGTCagattttgcatattttatggaCAAATGCGTTGTTTTCAGGCGTATTattatttggcttaaaaacctctggtattttattaatttatgaacCCCATCCAAtcaaaaattggttaaatACTTGTAGCTGATAAAAATACgtcaaactattttaaattggtaaaTAGCTGACAAAATGCAAACATCCAAAGCCCATTAGTGAGCAGGCACATACAATCTTTCGAACCAGTCTTATGCGGCTTGACATCGGTTGCATTTAATGGCATTCCCAGCCATTTGACAGTGCAACAGATGCCAATAAGTGTATTGACAGTAATGCAGTGCAAAACAAGACttgagcaataaaaaaattttttttgttttttagtaacttacaaatgtttaaacacaaaatttaagtACAAGCGCTATTAATACCTTATTAAGAATTTGAGGcacttattttattaagtatttatGATATCAAAACGCGaagaaatatataactttACCAATCTGACGAAagcaaataaactttattatcctttaaaaataataaatagtaagagtaataaaaaaaaatgctaaataccagcaattttaaattttaatttgctttgattttatctatttttttataaaacgtAATCACATTTCAGATATATGGAAATTACAAATcccattaaatttttttgcccACTGTGTGTTTAAAACCAAATGGTAGTCTTCCCAATATGCGGACAAAATGGCCGCCAATCGCATTTCCGCCTGCGTATGCATGTGTTCGTTAGAGTGTGCATGTGTGCACTTAGCCTGTTGCGTTTTCTGGtttcctttttatttcatttcatttcttcTTTATTATCCCCACTCTAGCagctcttgttttttttgcattcATTTGGGTTTTCCCGCAAATTTCATTGAACTTTATCCCCGGATGCAATGGACCATAAAGGAGGCGGTGGACAATTGCCAGCATCGGGCTAAAAGGCCACATAGGCACACAATGCCCTGACGGAATGAACAATACGGACGAAGGTTATAGTCCGACGGCCCGTCCGTCAATCAAAACATCCTCGACGGACAGAGATGGACGGGAGTGCTGGTTGCAGAGATATTGGCACTTTATAAAGCTGAATTTAGCAGGAAACGATTCGGACTCGACTATTGGGATGCTGTAtcaaaatgaattgaaaatttaagtgCTCCCATCAATCGCTTGATTGGCGGCCGAAAATATGTTATTacatttgaacatttttacacATATACACATTCAGCTAGATTTATTGCTAGATCAAATAAGCTGTTTTAAAAACCCAAATAAAAACTTGAATTTGATTGATAAACATAagttctataaaaattaaattaaaaaaaaaaatattttttttttaaaccggtttaattttatgaaaatgtatTCTTAGTGCTTTTACTATTAAAATGGTTCGTTTTAAGAATTTTCGAGTTAAGGATGTTCCGGTATAATACcttattttgtaattgtttttcacctaataaaaacaatcaagtaaataaataagaatgtTGCTCCCAAGACaacgtttttagtttttgatgAAACATATCCTGGAAAATGGCAGGCTCAAAGGTTGGTCGAACACCTGAATGCCCCAAGCGCACTcaccaacaaaacaaattgctgttgtttttcttaaattacGCGATTTTCCTTCTGGCAACAGACTCAATTTCCGAACAAGCAGTTTTACTTATTCATGCAGGTTTTCGCGATTCCTAAGACAAATGTGCGTTGGAATTTTAAATGtggttattattttctttattaaagcAGCGAATGTTGGCCAACAAGTTGCCACAGTCAAGTGCAACAGGCCTCAAAAGTTGTGAAACATGTTGATAGAGCCGAACGTAAACAGAGAAGTAAACTTTAATATTGCTCTCTGGTTTTCTGATTTTCCTCTCTTATACACCTTGAACAAATGGTTAGTATTGGCACACATGGCGTATGGGTAATTCTTGTTGTGGCTTTGCCTTCTGACAACAATTTGTGTTGTTTACGTTTATCCCTTGGCAACGTCAAATGATAAGCAATACGAAGTGTGAAATAAGTGTATAATCTTTTGATaaagaataaatattatattagcaaataaattatttactcATCTTCAGCTAATTTCATGTTTCCCAATGTAACTAGACACGTACaactttcattttaaaatatgtatattttattttttattgctctTCGGTTGCATTCAATCAGCATTCGCATTATTGTACACAAAAAATACACAGAGACAGTATATAGTTAGAATAATGTAGATTTCAGTGTTTGCATGCTCCACAAACatcaaatgcattttaaagaaTAAGCTTTAGTTACATTTAACAGTTAgaatttcttgattttaaatgGATGCTCACGATGCGGAAATCATCTTTGGGTATTGTTTCCTTTAGTTCGGGGGACTTGATCGTACATTTAACATAAATCTTTccgttcattaattttaaatacatagcGAAATGCGTACAACTTTCTTAAAGTTCATTACTCAATGTTATTGTGTTTGAAAATGTATGTTAAACATAGGCAATGGCATTTAGAACCAAACGACTGACTGACTGTCCTAGTGACTTGACTTGGTTTTGACTTGTTTGACTGATCGACTTGGCGTCTTATTAACGAGGACTTAGGCGAGAAGTGCTCATCATCTGCACACATTCATTTAGCAATGGGTATCAAAAATACTTATCATGGCTTTACATTACACTTTAGAtacaaaaatagttaaaatttaataccgTTAACAAAAATACTTGAAGATCAATTGCATTTTGGAAAATCTCGCTTACACTTTtggaacaaaaataaactcaTTTACAAGACTTGttgggcaaaacaaaaagcgtatgtcgtgtgtgtgtgcggtttGATGTGCTTCTTAGGCCCAGTCCTTTTTAATCTCGAAGGTCCAGTCCCACTCCAGGTGTATATGCTTGTCGTCATCCGTGAAGACCGAACTGACCGAGTAGGTGCCGCGGGAAAATGTGCCAGAGGGGGCCTCCTCGGCTGGcgtcaaataaaattgaatttccttCTTTGGCGGGTAAGAGCCAACCATATGCTTCATTTTGTCAACTACAGAATGATACGAAAATACTTGCTTTAGCAGGGAATTACATTTTAGCACATCCAGCGCCATCTTACCcacaacttaaaaaattaaacaatccGAAATTAGGGTTTGGCATTGGAGACAATAGGATATTGACATAAGTTATTGTTAACACATGACTAAAGTTAATATTGCAAatgtgaaaaacaaaatataagcAGCACTACAAAATCCAAGCAAAAGGGTCGTGCCATTAAACCAGCTAGTTCCCATATTTATTTCTAAGCACAAGATGCGACTGTTCCGCTCAAAAGTGAATGAAGAACTAAGGCGTTAAACTATCAATTCTGCTGCGGCCGCTGGAAAATTGAAGTCCCAAAAGTGCTGGAATCGTGTACGGTATTCACAAGCACCAGCAGCATATATGTCACGGTTAGATTTAACTTAATTCTACTTGAACTCAAAGGCTTTTTATAGTTGACTTTTTGGTAAGAGTttgtgaaaacaaattttctttattttcttatggTTGTTCTATTACACCTCTTAATAACCAACAATTTCGACTAGACGATGagctaaacaaaaatcaaaagaacATCTGAACTAAATAAAACCTACTTAGCTTAAAATAGGAACATAGCTTAATGAactatgttttattttatgagtTCTGCCACAAAGccatactttaaaaaaatggctaATCAATTTTGACCCACTTACCATTAACACCCAAGCGAGAAGTCTTTTGCACATACTTAAGGCCATGGACAATTTCGCGTTGCACAATGAAATCAATGCGCACCTTGTACTGTACACCTTCCTTGATCACAAAAAGCTGTCGATATAGGTAGTTAGTGCATATTATTAATGACATACACGGTTTTAAATATGTACCTGCTTTTTGAGCTGCGTAAGGTCACCGGTAAGATCCAATTCCATATCGGGGCGACCCTCTACGACGAGAGCTAGTTTCTTAACAATCACTTTCCGAGGATCATTAGGTTCTGAAAACAAGGAAAGATCTTTTAAACTCTgggttttatatatttgaagCAGTACTGCCATACCAACAATAATTTTCTCGGCCTGGGCGGCCCCCAAAAGGGCCTCCTTGTAGCGCCGCAAGCTCTCATCCTCCTGATCGGCGGCCATTATCTCCTCGATGGTCTTCTCCGGCGGTGCCTGGTAGTTGGCATCATGAACATCCTCATCGTGGTGCTCGGGGTGGTGCTTCGTCTCCGTTTCGGCCATGGCGTCTAACCTAGAACTGTCCAATTGCAATTGTTAATTTATCAatcaattacttttaaataagaaaCGTGAGTCTTAGTTTCTGTCAGTCCTATTGTTAAATTGCTGCTTAAGATTTTTTTCTAGTATTTCTCAGTCTCTCTGAGAGAAGCATGTGGGTCATAGGCATATTTTTAGTAGTGTGAGTAACATGTTGACGATAATGatattgttatatatataaaagaatGTGGCCTGCATGTTTGTACATAGTATCAGGAAgcattaaagtatttttgaaTCAAAAAAGCGGGAAACCCGTTTTTTGCAGAAGATGTGATGACGAATCAATGAGGAATGCTGGAGTTTTCCATGATTTgcttattttgatattttaacaacttgaaaatatttctgaatttgACAAGTAAGATCGTTAAACACCATAATTATTCGGTGAAATCTTGCTTCTTTATcccaaaaatacaatttttaaaggcTGTAGGCTATTTTTCAAAAGCTA
Protein-coding regions in this window:
- the LOC128260214 gene encoding uncharacterized protein LOC128260214; the protein is MGTSWFNGTTLLLGFCSAAYILFFTFAILTLVMC
- the LOC128260208 gene encoding rho GDP-dissociation inhibitor 1; this translates as MAETETKHHPEHHDEDVHDANYQAPPEKTIEEIMAADQEDESLRRYKEALLGAAQAEKIIVEPNDPRKVIVKKLALVVEGRPDMELDLTGDLTQLKKQLFVIKEGVQYKVRIDFIVQREIVHGLKYVQKTSRLGVNVDKMKHMVGSYPPKKEIQFYLTPAEEAPSGTFSRGTYSVSSVFTDDDKHIHLEWDWTFEIKKDWA